From a single Paenibacillus sp. FSL R5-0345 genomic region:
- a CDS encoding Mini-ribonuclease 3 has translation MSEERKFQNGWFPYEPSKPARLLSPIVLAYVGDAIYEVSVRQYLVSLPNLRPNHLHRSATGLVSAKAQSAILGFLEPNLTEEEKDVARQGRNAKSGSIPKNADVLEYRHATAFECLIGYLYYTGQQERIQEIVHSGIQFMLNQP, from the coding sequence ATGAGTGAGGAACGCAAGTTTCAGAACGGGTGGTTTCCTTACGAGCCTTCCAAACCTGCGCGACTCCTCTCACCAATTGTACTTGCCTATGTAGGAGATGCTATTTACGAGGTGTCAGTTCGTCAGTATTTAGTATCTCTTCCGAATTTGCGCCCAAACCATTTGCATCGCTCTGCTACAGGACTTGTATCCGCTAAGGCGCAGAGTGCCATTCTTGGATTTTTGGAGCCGAATCTCACAGAAGAGGAAAAGGATGTCGCCCGTCAGGGGAGAAACGCTAAGTCGGGAAGTATTCCTAAGAATGCAGATGTGCTTGAATACCGTCATGCTACTGCTTTTGAGTGCCTGATTGGTTACTTATACTACACAGGTCAACAAGAGCGAATACAAGAAATTGTACACAGTGGTATACAGTTTATGTTGAATCAGCCGTGA
- the rplA gene encoding 50S ribosomal protein L1 translates to MAKHGKKYQEAAKLINSEATYEPSEAVELVKKAATAKFDETVEAAVRLGVDPRKQDQAVRGVVVLPHGTGKTQRVLVFAKGEKAKEAEAAGADFVGDQDMINKIQQGWFEFDVCVATPDMMSEVGKLGRLLGGKGLMPNPKAGTVTFDVSKAVQEIKAGKIEYRLDKAGQIHAPIGKVSFDAAQLNDNLKALIDALNRAKPAAAKGVYLKGISISSTMGPSARVNTTVFR, encoded by the coding sequence ATGGCTAAACATGGTAAGAAATACCAAGAAGCTGCTAAGCTGATCAACAGCGAAGCAACTTACGAGCCTTCAGAAGCTGTAGAGCTTGTGAAAAAGGCAGCGACTGCAAAATTCGACGAAACCGTTGAAGCAGCAGTTCGTCTGGGTGTAGACCCGCGTAAACAAGACCAAGCAGTTCGTGGTGTTGTTGTCTTGCCTCACGGCACTGGTAAAACACAACGCGTGCTTGTATTTGCAAAAGGTGAAAAAGCGAAAGAGGCAGAAGCTGCTGGCGCGGATTTTGTTGGTGATCAAGACATGATCAACAAAATTCAACAAGGCTGGTTTGAATTTGATGTCTGCGTAGCTACACCTGACATGATGAGTGAAGTCGGTAAACTAGGTCGTCTGCTTGGTGGTAAAGGTCTTATGCCTAACCCTAAAGCCGGCACAGTTACATTCGATGTTTCCAAGGCTGTGCAAGAAATCAAAGCCGGTAAAATCGAATACCGTCTCGACAAAGCAGGTCAAATTCACGCGCCAATCGGCAAAGTGTCCTTTGATGCTGCACAATTGAACGATAACCTTAAAGCTCTTATCGACGCTTTGAACCGTGCGAAACCAGCTGCTGCTAAAGGTGTATACCTTAAAGGCATCTCGATTTCTTCCACAATGGGTCCTAGCGCTCGTGTGAACACAACCGTCTTCAGATAA
- the rplJ gene encoding 50S ribosomal protein L10 has product MANAKVIQAKQDAVDVVTAKLQNSLSTVVADYRGLNVSQVTELRKQLREAGVEFQVLKNTLLRRATAAAELTELDEVLTGPTAIAFSATDAVAPAKILNDFAKKNDALKLKGGVVEGRVIDADQLKALAELPSRDGLLSMLLSVLQAPMRNFALAVKAVAEKEEQSA; this is encoded by the coding sequence TTGGCAAATGCAAAAGTAATTCAAGCAAAACAGGATGCGGTTGACGTTGTTACTGCGAAACTGCAAAACAGTCTTTCGACTGTTGTAGCGGACTACCGTGGATTGAACGTTTCCCAAGTGACTGAACTGCGTAAGCAACTTCGTGAAGCTGGCGTTGAGTTTCAAGTCCTGAAGAACACATTGCTACGTCGCGCAACTGCTGCGGCTGAGTTGACTGAGTTGGATGAAGTTTTGACTGGTCCAACAGCTATCGCATTCAGCGCAACTGATGCAGTAGCTCCAGCTAAAATTTTGAACGATTTCGCCAAGAAAAACGACGCTTTGAAATTGAAAGGCGGCGTAGTAGAAGGACGTGTCATCGACGCGGACCAACTGAAAGCACTGGCTGAGCTTCCATCCCGCGATGGTTTGCTGTCCATGCTGCTTAGCGTACTTCAAGCTCCAATGCGCAACTTCGCGCTTGCAGTTAAAGCTGTTGCTGAAAAAGAAGAACAAAGCGCGTAA
- the secE gene encoding preprotein translocase subunit SecE has protein sequence MKRSFKSMFSFFTESWSELKKVRWPSRKELTNYTLIVLGTIVVVAIYFWVLDIGISAVIEAII, from the coding sequence ATGAAACGTAGTTTCAAGTCTATGTTTTCCTTTTTCACTGAGAGCTGGAGTGAACTCAAAAAGGTTCGCTGGCCAAGTCGTAAAGAATTGACCAACTATACATTGATCGTTCTCGGTACAATTGTAGTTGTCGCTATTTACTTCTGGGTTCTGGACATCGGTATTTCCGCTGTGATTGAAGCGATTATTTAG
- the nusG gene encoding transcription termination/antitermination protein NusG, with amino-acid sequence MEKRWYVVHTYSGYENKVKANLEKRVESMGMEDKIFRVLVPMEEEIVNKDGKKKTVMRKVYPGYVLVEMVQTDDSWYVVRNTPGVTGFVGSTGSGSKPTALLPEEVEQILKHMGMVEPKAKIDFEIKESVRIMVGPFANFVGSVEEILADKSKIKVHVNMFGRETPLELDFTQVEKI; translated from the coding sequence ATGGAAAAAAGATGGTATGTCGTTCATACCTATTCTGGGTATGAGAATAAGGTCAAAGCCAATTTGGAAAAGCGCGTTGAGTCCATGGGCATGGAAGACAAAATATTCCGCGTTCTTGTTCCTATGGAAGAAGAAATCGTAAACAAAGACGGTAAGAAAAAAACCGTCATGCGTAAAGTTTACCCGGGTTATGTTTTGGTGGAAATGGTTCAGACTGATGATTCCTGGTATGTTGTCCGCAATACTCCGGGCGTTACTGGATTTGTTGGTTCGACAGGCTCAGGGTCTAAACCGACAGCTTTGCTTCCGGAAGAGGTAGAACAAATTCTGAAGCATATGGGCATGGTTGAACCTAAAGCGAAGATTGATTTCGAAATCAAGGAATCCGTACGTATTATGGTTGGTCCGTTTGCGAATTTTGTGGGTTCCGTGGAAGAAATTTTGGCTGACAAGAGCAAGATTAAAGTGCATGTTAACATGTTTGGACGGGAAACCCCGCTAGAGTTGGATTTCACTCAAGTGGAGAAAATATAA
- the rplL gene encoding 50S ribosomal protein L7/L12, with amino-acid sequence MSKEAILEAIKGMSVLELNDLVKAIEEEFGVTAAAPVAAGGAVAAVAEEQSEFDVILTGAGASKINVIKIVREITGLGLKEAKDLVDNAPKAIKEKVSKEEAEATKAKLEEAGAAVEVK; translated from the coding sequence ATGAGTAAAGAAGCAATCTTGGAAGCAATTAAAGGCATGAGCGTATTGGAACTGAACGACCTGGTTAAAGCAATTGAAGAAGAATTCGGCGTAACAGCAGCAGCTCCAGTAGCAGCTGGCGGTGCGGTAGCAGCAGTTGCTGAAGAGCAATCCGAATTTGACGTAATTTTGACAGGCGCTGGCGCTTCCAAAATCAACGTTATCAAAATCGTTCGCGAAATCACAGGCCTTGGCTTGAAAGAAGCTAAAGACCTTGTAGACAACGCACCAAAAGCAATCAAAGAAAAAGTAAGCAAAGAAGAAGCCGAAGCTACTAAAGCAAAATTGGAAGAAGCAGGCGCAGCTGTAGAAGTGAAGTAA
- the rpoB gene encoding DNA-directed RNA polymerase subunit beta — translation MAGHLVQYGRRTRRSYARINEVLEVPNLIEIQQKSYDWFLEEGLREMFQDISPIQDFTGNLVLEFIDYSLGEPKYTVDDAKERDVTYAAPLRVKVRLINKETGEVKEQEVFMGDFPLMTETGTFIINGAERVIVSQLVRSPSVYFSTKVDKNGKKTYTATVIPNRGAWLELETDAKDIMYVRIDRTRKIPVTVLLRALGFGSDAEILELLGNDEYIRNTLDKDNTDSTEKALIEIYERLRPGEPPTLDNAKSLLVARFFDPKRYDLANVGRYKINKKLHIKNRLFNQRLAQPLVDEATGEILAESGQMVDRRLLDELIPYFEKNVAFKNYRVTGGVMDSEDIPLQTIDVFSPIEEGRVIKLIANGNIDKSVKHITQADIISSISYFINLLHGIGNTDDIDHLGNRRLRSVGELLQNQFRIGLSRMERVVRERMSIQDANAITPQALINIRPVIASIKEFFGSSQLSQFMDQTNPLAELTHKRRLSALGPGGLTRERAGFEVRDVHHSHYGRMCPIETPEGPNIGLINSLSTFARINEYGFIEAPYRWVDPKTGKVTEQIDYLTADEEDNYVVAQANVLIDEDGSFKEDMVIVRYNKDSDNITTMPSNRVDYMDVSPKQVVSVATALIPFLENDDSNRALMGSNMQRQAVPLLIPKAPLVGTGMEHKSAKDSGVCVVSKYDGIIERSSANEIWLRRVETVEGKEVKGDIVKYKLHKFMRSNQGTCINQRPLAKRGDIVKKGDILADGPSTEMGELALGRNVVVAFMTWEGYNYEDAILLSEKLVKEDVYTSIHIEEYESEARDTKLGPEEITRDIPNVGEEALRNLDERGIIRIGAEISAGDILVGKVTPKGVTELTAEERLLHAIFGEKAREVRDTSLRVPHGSDGIIVDVKVFTRENGDELPPGVNQLVRVYIAQKRKISEGDKMAGRHGNKGVVARILPEEDMPFLPDGTPVQVVLNPLGVPSRMNIGQVLEVHIGMAALRLGIHIATPVFDGAREYDVFDTMEEAGMQRNGKTVLYDGRTGERFEREVTVGVMHMIKLAHMVDDKIHARSTGPYSLVTQQPLGGKAQFGGQRFGEMEVWALEAYGAAYTLQEILTVKSDDVVGRVKTYESIVKGENVPEPGVPESFKVLIKELQSLGMDVKILSGDEQEIEMRELDDEDETSGDKLSLNLEGAEVGVE, via the coding sequence TTGGCAGGACATCTTGTTCAGTATGGTCGACGCACTCGGCGGAGCTATGCGAGAATTAACGAGGTACTCGAGGTCCCGAACCTGATCGAGATCCAACAAAAATCGTATGATTGGTTTTTGGAGGAAGGATTGCGGGAAATGTTTCAGGACATCTCGCCGATCCAGGATTTCACAGGTAATTTGGTACTAGAGTTCATTGATTACAGCCTGGGTGAACCAAAATATACGGTTGACGACGCTAAAGAGCGGGACGTGACGTATGCGGCTCCTCTGCGTGTAAAGGTGCGGCTCATTAATAAGGAGACCGGTGAGGTCAAAGAGCAGGAAGTGTTCATGGGAGATTTCCCGCTGATGACGGAGACCGGCACTTTTATTATTAACGGTGCGGAACGGGTTATTGTCAGCCAGTTGGTTCGCTCTCCAAGCGTCTATTTCAGCACAAAAGTGGATAAGAACGGCAAAAAAACCTACACCGCCACAGTAATCCCGAACCGCGGAGCCTGGTTGGAACTTGAGACCGACGCTAAGGATATTATGTATGTTCGTATCGATCGGACTCGTAAAATTCCTGTTACCGTACTTTTGCGTGCTCTCGGTTTCGGTAGTGATGCCGAAATTCTGGAATTGCTTGGCAATGATGAATATATTCGCAATACGCTGGATAAAGACAACACGGACTCCACGGAGAAGGCGCTTATTGAAATTTACGAGCGTTTGCGTCCGGGCGAACCGCCGACACTAGACAATGCCAAAAGTTTGCTGGTCGCGCGTTTCTTTGATCCAAAACGCTACGACCTAGCCAATGTAGGCCGTTACAAAATCAATAAAAAGCTACACATTAAGAACCGTCTTTTCAATCAACGTCTTGCTCAGCCTTTGGTTGACGAAGCTACAGGAGAAATCCTGGCAGAGTCCGGCCAAATGGTCGATCGCAGACTGCTTGATGAATTGATCCCATATTTCGAAAAGAATGTTGCCTTTAAAAACTACCGTGTTACTGGTGGGGTTATGGACAGCGAAGATATTCCTCTTCAGACGATTGACGTATTCTCGCCAATTGAAGAAGGTCGGGTTATTAAGCTGATCGCTAACGGCAACATCGACAAGTCTGTTAAGCACATTACTCAAGCTGATATTATATCCTCGATCAGCTACTTTATTAATTTGCTTCACGGAATTGGTAATACCGATGATATTGACCATTTGGGTAACCGTCGTCTGCGTTCTGTGGGTGAACTTCTTCAGAATCAGTTCCGTATCGGTTTGTCCCGTATGGAGCGCGTTGTGCGTGAAAGAATGTCGATTCAGGATGCTAATGCAATTACTCCTCAAGCTCTGATCAATATTCGTCCGGTTATCGCGTCCATTAAAGAGTTCTTCGGTAGCTCTCAGTTGTCTCAATTTATGGATCAGACGAACCCGCTTGCGGAACTTACGCATAAACGTCGTCTATCTGCACTCGGACCCGGTGGTTTGACACGTGAGCGCGCGGGCTTTGAAGTTCGTGACGTCCATCACAGTCACTACGGTCGGATGTGTCCAATTGAAACACCGGAAGGTCCGAACATTGGATTGATCAACTCCTTGTCTACCTTTGCTCGTATCAACGAATACGGCTTTATTGAAGCTCCATATCGTTGGGTAGATCCAAAGACAGGTAAGGTAACTGAACAAATCGATTATCTGACTGCTGATGAGGAAGATAATTATGTAGTTGCTCAGGCTAATGTATTGATCGACGAAGATGGCTCCTTTAAGGAAGACATGGTAATCGTTCGTTACAATAAAGACTCTGACAACATTACAACGATGCCAAGTAATCGTGTAGATTACATGGACGTTTCGCCTAAACAGGTCGTATCCGTCGCTACGGCGCTCATTCCGTTCCTTGAGAACGATGACTCCAACCGCGCACTGATGGGATCTAACATGCAGCGTCAAGCCGTTCCACTTCTAATTCCTAAAGCTCCGCTGGTCGGAACAGGGATGGAGCATAAATCCGCTAAGGATTCTGGCGTATGTGTTGTTTCTAAGTATGACGGTATTATCGAACGTTCTTCAGCTAATGAAATTTGGCTGCGCCGGGTTGAAACAGTCGAAGGCAAAGAAGTTAAAGGCGATATCGTTAAATATAAATTACACAAATTTATGCGTTCTAACCAAGGTACCTGTATTAACCAACGTCCTCTTGCTAAAAGAGGGGACATTGTTAAGAAAGGTGATATCCTGGCAGATGGTCCTTCCACAGAAATGGGCGAACTTGCTCTTGGCCGCAACGTTGTCGTTGCGTTCATGACTTGGGAAGGTTACAACTACGAGGATGCGATCCTGTTAAGTGAGAAACTAGTTAAGGAAGATGTATACACTTCGATCCATATCGAAGAATACGAATCTGAAGCTCGTGACACTAAACTGGGACCTGAAGAAATTACTCGTGATATTCCAAACGTGGGTGAAGAAGCTCTGCGCAATCTTGATGAGCGTGGAATCATCCGTATCGGTGCGGAAATCAGCGCTGGTGACATTCTGGTTGGTAAGGTTACTCCGAAGGGTGTAACTGAACTGACAGCAGAAGAACGTCTCCTGCACGCTATCTTTGGTGAGAAGGCTCGTGAAGTACGGGATACCTCTTTACGCGTTCCTCACGGTAGTGATGGTATTATCGTGGACGTTAAAGTATTTACACGTGAGAACGGTGATGAACTGCCTCCTGGTGTAAATCAATTGGTTCGTGTCTATATCGCTCAGAAACGTAAGATCTCTGAGGGTGACAAAATGGCCGGACGTCACGGTAACAAGGGTGTCGTTGCCCGTATCCTGCCAGAAGAAGATATGCCGTTCCTTCCGGACGGTACGCCAGTACAGGTTGTACTTAACCCTCTAGGCGTTCCTTCTCGTATGAACATCGGACAGGTGCTCGAGGTCCATATTGGTATGGCCGCATTGCGTCTGGGTATTCACATTGCAACGCCGGTATTTGACGGAGCGCGTGAGTACGACGTGTTTGATACGATGGAAGAAGCAGGTATGCAGCGTAATGGTAAGACTGTATTGTACGATGGTCGGACAGGTGAACGCTTCGAACGTGAAGTTACTGTCGGCGTCATGCATATGATTAAACTGGCGCACATGGTTGATGATAAGATTCACGCCCGTTCAACAGGTCCTTACTCATTAGTTACGCAACAGCCGCTGGGTGGTAAAGCTCAGTTTGGTGGACAGCGTTTCGGGGAGATGGAAGTGTGGGCGCTTGAAGCTTATGGTGCTGCATATACATTGCAAGAAATCTTGACCGTGAAATCCGATGACGTGGTTGGTCGCGTGAAAACGTACGAATCCATCGTCAAAGGTGAAAATGTACCGGAACCAGGTGTTCCTGAATCGTTCAAAGTATTGATCAAAGAACTGCAGTCCCTGGGTATGGATGTTAAGATTCTTAGCGGTGACGAGCAGGAAATTGAAATGAGAGAATTGGACGATGAGGACGAGACGTCAGGCGACAAGCTAAGCCTCAATTTAGAAGGCGCAGAAGTCGGAGTAGAATAA
- the rlmB gene encoding 23S rRNA (guanosine(2251)-2'-O)-methyltransferase RlmB: MEEDLKTEEEILAGKHSVLEALRAGRTLNKIWIAETAQKHLTAPIVAEARKAGIVIQHVDKRKLDQLAPGVQHQGVVAQAAPFAYVEVDDLLAAAEAKGEPAFLILLDEIEDPHNLGSILRTADCTGVHGVIVPKRRSAQITATVSKTSAGAVEYVPVARVTNLGQTIDRLKEQGVWVVGTDVDTDQNLFGSNIFTGPVAVVIGNENKGMGRLIREKCDVLLKLPMAGKINSLNASVAAGVIMYEVVRLRQQQG, from the coding sequence ATGGAAGAAGATTTGAAGACAGAAGAGGAAATATTAGCTGGGAAGCATTCAGTGCTTGAAGCACTTCGTGCGGGTCGTACTTTAAACAAAATATGGATCGCAGAAACGGCTCAGAAGCATCTGACTGCACCAATCGTCGCTGAAGCACGCAAAGCGGGGATTGTCATTCAACATGTGGACAAGCGTAAGCTGGATCAACTCGCTCCAGGAGTTCAACATCAAGGGGTAGTTGCTCAAGCGGCACCTTTTGCCTATGTCGAGGTAGATGATTTGCTTGCTGCAGCAGAAGCTAAAGGAGAGCCTGCATTCCTAATTTTGCTGGATGAGATCGAAGATCCACATAACCTGGGATCCATTCTGCGGACAGCAGATTGTACTGGAGTGCATGGAGTAATTGTACCTAAACGTCGTTCGGCTCAGATTACTGCTACCGTTTCCAAAACATCGGCGGGTGCCGTTGAATATGTTCCGGTTGCGCGGGTGACTAACCTAGGTCAGACCATTGATCGTCTGAAAGAGCAGGGAGTCTGGGTAGTAGGTACAGATGTGGATACAGATCAGAATCTGTTTGGATCCAATATTTTCACAGGACCGGTAGCTGTTGTAATCGGTAATGAGAATAAAGGGATGGGACGCCTGATTCGTGAGAAATGTGATGTATTACTTAAACTGCCGATGGCCGGAAAGATCAATTCATTAAATGCCTCTGTCGCCGCAGGAGTCATTATGTATGAAGTGGTACGCCTTCGGCAACAGCAGGGATAA
- the sigH gene encoding RNA polymerase sporulation sigma factor SigH, protein MSVDLKEIMLSEYDFISDEDIVEAFRGGDSGALEHLINKYRNFVRAKARSYFLIGADREDIVQEGMIGLYKAIRDFKGDKLSSFKAFAELCITRQIITAIKTATRQKHIPLNSYVSLDKPIYDEDSDRTLMDVICGTQVLDPEELIINQEEFIGLEDKMAEILSDLERKVLMLYLDGRSYQEIAEDLKRHVKSIDNALQRVKRKLERYLEVRDN, encoded by the coding sequence GTGAGTGTCGACCTCAAGGAAATAATGCTGTCTGAGTATGATTTCATAAGTGATGAAGATATTGTCGAGGCTTTCCGTGGTGGCGACAGTGGCGCATTGGAACACTTAATTAATAAATACCGTAATTTTGTACGTGCTAAAGCCCGCTCTTATTTCTTGATCGGGGCAGACCGTGAAGATATTGTTCAAGAAGGAATGATTGGTCTATATAAGGCTATTCGTGACTTTAAAGGTGACAAGCTCTCTTCATTTAAAGCTTTTGCTGAGCTCTGCATTACACGTCAAATTATAACCGCTATTAAGACGGCCACTCGTCAGAAGCATATTCCGCTCAATTCTTATGTTTCTTTGGACAAGCCCATTTATGATGAAGATTCTGACCGAACGCTTATGGATGTCATTTGTGGAACTCAGGTTCTAGATCCAGAAGAACTAATTATTAATCAAGAAGAATTCATTGGACTTGAAGATAAGATGGCAGAGATTTTAAGTGACCTAGAGCGTAAGGTTCTAATGCTGTACTTAGACGGAAGATCTTATCAGGAAATTGCTGAAGATCTAAAGAGGCATGTGAAATCTATTGACAACGCTTTACAACGTGTAAAGCGGAAATTAGAAAGATATCTAGAAGTGCGCGACAATTAA
- the rplK gene encoding 50S ribosomal protein L11, with protein MAKKVIKMVKLQIPAGKANPAPPVGPALGQAGVNIMAFCKEFNARTADQAGLIIPVEITVFEDRSFTFITKTPPAAVLLRIAAKVEKGSGEPNKKKVAKIGRAAVREIAETKMPDLNAASVEAAMRMVEGTARSMGITIED; from the coding sequence ATGGCTAAAAAAGTTATTAAAATGGTGAAACTGCAGATTCCTGCAGGGAAAGCGAATCCAGCGCCTCCAGTAGGTCCGGCGTTAGGTCAAGCAGGTGTCAACATCATGGCATTCTGTAAGGAATTTAATGCTCGTACTGCCGACCAGGCTGGCTTGATCATTCCGGTTGAAATTACAGTATTTGAAGACCGTTCCTTTACGTTCATCACTAAAACTCCTCCGGCTGCTGTTCTGCTTCGCATCGCTGCTAAAGTAGAAAAAGGATCCGGCGAACCAAACAAGAAAAAAGTAGCAAAAATCGGCCGCGCAGCGGTTCGTGAAATTGCTGAAACAAAAATGCCCGACCTTAACGCTGCATCTGTAGAAGCTGCAATGCGTATGGTTGAAGGTACTGCTCGCAGTATGGGTATCACAATCGAAGACTAG
- a CDS encoding NYN domain-containing protein, whose amino-acid sequence MADWRDVLLVDGYNMIGGWPELAALSQIGMQEARDRLMDLLADYQAYSGRRVIAVFDAYRVPGLGRSFVQGKVQVFFTKEKETADECIERLVGEFSNRRRQIYVATSDLVEQHIIFAQGALRISARELHLEIEENQKQVKKAIELGSISSTRHSLGDKLPPDVRSKLENWRRQ is encoded by the coding sequence ATGGCCGACTGGCGTGATGTGCTGCTTGTGGACGGATATAATATGATCGGTGGCTGGCCGGAACTTGCGGCACTGTCCCAGATTGGTATGCAGGAAGCACGCGACCGCTTGATGGATTTGCTGGCTGATTACCAGGCTTACTCAGGACGAAGGGTTATTGCTGTGTTTGATGCATACCGCGTTCCAGGATTGGGACGGTCATTTGTCCAAGGCAAAGTCCAGGTGTTTTTCACCAAGGAAAAAGAAACCGCAGACGAGTGCATCGAGCGACTGGTTGGGGAATTTAGCAACCGACGTCGCCAAATCTATGTTGCAACGAGTGACTTAGTGGAGCAGCATATTATTTTTGCTCAAGGTGCACTGCGGATTTCTGCAAGAGAATTACATCTAGAGATTGAAGAGAATCAGAAACAAGTGAAAAAGGCTATCGAACTGGGAAGTATCAGTTCTACACGTCATTCTTTAGGAGACAAACTGCCACCTGATGTGCGGAGTAAACTGGAAAATTGGCGTAGACAGTGA
- a CDS encoding class I SAM-dependent methyltransferase, translating into MSQHYYSQQPEVRHDRRTIDTVLRGKSFRFTSDAGVFSKGDIDYGSRVLIEAMIIPDGSAVLDVGCGYGPIGISAAYLAPKGQVTMIDINSRAVELARENAQHNGIRNVTVMESDVLGALNEQQKFDVILTNPPIRAGKAVVHQIFEEAYDHLNEGGFLWIVIQKKQGAPSAVAKLESLFSNVEEVGKDKGYRIIKAQK; encoded by the coding sequence ATGTCGCAACATTATTATTCGCAGCAACCGGAAGTGCGTCATGACAGACGTACCATCGACACCGTTCTAAGAGGCAAAAGCTTTCGTTTTACGAGCGATGCGGGTGTTTTCTCTAAAGGAGATATCGATTACGGTAGCCGAGTTCTTATTGAAGCTATGATCATTCCGGACGGTTCGGCAGTGCTTGATGTGGGTTGCGGATATGGACCGATAGGCATAAGTGCAGCATACCTAGCCCCCAAAGGGCAAGTGACGATGATTGATATTAACAGTCGTGCGGTAGAACTTGCGCGTGAGAATGCTCAGCACAATGGAATCCGGAATGTTACGGTAATGGAAAGCGATGTACTCGGCGCATTGAATGAACAACAAAAGTTCGATGTGATTCTTACCAATCCTCCGATACGTGCAGGAAAAGCTGTAGTGCATCAGATTTTTGAAGAAGCTTATGATCATTTGAATGAGGGTGGCTTTCTGTGGATTGTTATTCAGAAGAAGCAGGGTGCTCCGTCAGCGGTAGCTAAACTTGAAAGCTTGTTCTCGAATGTGGAAGAAGTGGGGAAAGATAAAGGTTATCGTATTATTAAAGCTCAGAAATAA
- the rpmG gene encoding 50S ribosomal protein L33, which yields MRVIITLACTSCKQRNYATTKNKRNHPDRMEMKKFCKYCNSQTPHRETR from the coding sequence ATGCGGGTAATTATCACTTTGGCTTGTACAAGTTGCAAACAAAGAAACTATGCGACTACCAAAAACAAGCGAAATCACCCCGACCGCATGGAGATGAAGAAATTTTGCAAGTATTGTAACTCGCAAACTCCTCATCGCGAAACCAGATAG